Within the Mobula birostris isolate sMobBir1 chromosome 31, sMobBir1.hap1, whole genome shotgun sequence genome, the region CAGGTGACCTACGGTGACCCTGGTTTGACCTACAGATATTCAGGGGTGACCTTGTCCCCTAAGCCTTGGACTCCTGTGCTGGAGAAGATAAGGGAGAGAGTGACACAGGTGACTGGGCACACATTCAACTTTGTGCTGGTGAACAGGTGAGTGGGTTCAAGAGTGATCGTGCAGGAGGTGAGGAACAGGATGAAGAATCCATAATATCCTCTAAAATGGCTGATCCTCCATCAGTGTGTGGGATACTAACCCTAATGTACAGTATTCCCCGCTGATCCAATTCCCCTGCAGTGTTTCTGCCCCTGaccctcagcctgaaatatctaccgttcattcccctccagagatacagctggatttgctgagttcctccagcattttgtgtgcatgtagctcaagattttcagcaactgtgtaatctcttgtgtttgtaccTATCTTGGGTAACTGTTTTGAGGCAGAGATGGAACATCTGATCAAGAATGAAAAGGAAATCCATGAacgtgagattctgcagatgctctgtGTCAGAACAGGGCGATGCTTGTTGGGATGTTATTGACTATGTCCTTACCTAAAATTGGAGCCAGAAACTTAACAGTACTGTACAGATGTCTTGGGCACATATTCATAGCTGGGgagcctaagaattttgcacagtactgtatctgagTGAGCTTATAAATCTGACGGGAATGAAGGACATTTGGACTGGTGAGGGAGGGTGTCGGACaaggagtgccagaggcagggggtggtgcaggtgcagacacacccagccccgagacaccagacaaggccatttgattccaaactattagtttattgattatggcagaatgtctctctggtgtttccctctcccttccccttttcccaaccatgattcccctctccctgcctccttcgcaatctcagtccacaatcgagacccatatcagaatcaggtttatcatcactcacatatgtcatgaaatttgtttttatttagcagcagcagtacagtgccatacgtaaaattactatagtactgtgcaaaaagtcgTAACGATATATATGTTcataagactttagcacagtactgtctATATTTAGAATTCTATAGTTGTTTAAGGTATATATGGTTGAGCCCCCTGAGTTTACACCAATGGGATTTTCaagatttgttttatttgtcacatgtatattgaaacatactgtgaaatgtatcatttgtattaagtcaaatcagtgaggattgtgaaGGCAGCCCGCAAGGGTCACTGTGTTTCCAGCACCAAGGCAGCTCACTAACATTAACTTGTCcctcttcggaatgtgggagggaacccacacagtcactgggagaacgtacaggctccttgcagacagtggcaagAATCGAACCCCAATCGGTGATCGTCAAGgctgtaaagcaattgtgctaaCAGCTATGTTCAAGTGCCGCCCCATATTGTGGGCAGCCTTTGCCTTTTCCTGATCTCTGTCTATTTTCCTGTCTAAAATTGGAGACAAGTTATCTATTTAGAATTATAGTTTTGCTTGAGCAACCGGATGTTTATGGAACTCAAGCTAATCACAGTATTATACAGCGAGAAACATTGTGGCATGAAGATAGTGGGGACAAATAATATGGGGCCAGTGCAGGAAAGTGGTACAGAGATAGAAcatcagctttttaaaaaaatttattttGAGCCATGCTCCCAGCACCCCAccattttaaccctagcctaatctcaggacaacttacaatgagaaATTAATCTACTGACCTTTGGAAtgaggagcacctggaggaaacccacacgtttcATGGGGTGgatgtacacactccttacagaggatgccaggattgaactcgaAACTCACTAGGCACGAGGGACCAGGTGACCTTACCCCTGCTGTTATCTCACCTGCAACAGTGACCATAATGCCTATCTCAGTAACTAGCGACCCTCAGGGATGATAGTCAGCCATTGTTGCTCCATGTGTGTTTACGTTGCCAGCTTAGCATGCCTGTAATTTACTAAGCTTAACCTGTAcacctctggaatgtgggaggaaactggagcacccggaggaaacccacacagacgCAGGGAGAGCAAACAAACTCCTTAAGGACAATAGAGGGAATTGAACAGGgacttacagctggtgctgtaatagcataatGCTAGCAATACTGTGCCAGTATAAGGGGTAAATAGTTAAAGTTTCAGGTTAATGAGTCTGCCAACCAGAAACTGTAACTCCGCTTTTTTTCTTtacgggtgctgcctgacctgctaaggaTTCTCCTCAAACTCAATCTTTGTTTTATTTCAGCTTCCCagaatctgcagtattttgcttctCATTAACACTGAGTTTGCCAATGACAAATGCCTGCTGATCTCTGAAgattttcttttccctttcacaAGTTCACAATTGGCTAGTACGGTGGtcagcgtgatgctattacagtgccaacgACCCGGGTTAAATTCTGTTCTGCTGAAccttgtaggcatgctatgttggcatcagaatgtgTGGTGGCACTTGGCGGCCCCCAGCACATACACGTACGTGtgtgggtgtttgtgtgtgtgtgttaatgaaaatggtacatttcactgtacgtttggaTATACACGTGATAAATGAGTCTGAATTTGTAActattcccgccactgtctgagGAGTTTTGTGTATTCTCCTCATGATCacgtgtttcctttgggtgctgcgGTTTTCAACCACATTCCTAAGACGTTtgggtgagtaggttaattggtcacgagtGTAATTGGACAACACGGGCTTGTTGGGTTGGTAGGTCCTGTTCCGTGCTGTGTCTGAGTAAATAAAAAATAGATAAGAAACCAGAGGTCTCCAATCACTGAGCACTTCTGGAagggtggtgtgccacagggatcagtgctgggcccattgttatttgtcatctatatcaatgatctggatgataatgtggtaaattggatcagcaaatttgctgatgatacaaagattggaggtgtagtggacagtgaggaaggttttcaaagcttgcagagggacttggactagctggaaaaatgggccgaaaaatggcagatggagcttaatacagacaagtgtgaggtattgcacattggaaggacaaaccaacgtagaacatacagggtaaatggtaaggcactgaggagtgcagtagaacagagggatctgggaatacagatacaaaattccctaaaagtggcgtcacaggtagatagggtcgtaaagagagcttttggtacattggcctttattaatcaaagtattgagtataagagctggaatgttatgatgaggtcgtataaggcattggtgaggccgaatctggagtattgtgttcagttttggtcaccaaattacaggagggatattagtaaggttgaaagagtgcggagaaggtttacaaggatgttgctgggacttgagaaagtcagttacagagaaaggttgaataggttaggactttattccctggagcgtagaagaatgaggggagatttgatagaggttttgATAAAATTATCATGGGaaaagatagagtgaatgcaagcaggctttttccactgaggcaaggggaggaaaaaaaccagaggacatgggttaagagtgaggggggaagagtttaaagggaacattaaggggggcttcttcacccagagagtggtgggagtatggaatgagctgccagacaaggtggtaaatgcgggttcttttttaacatttaagaaaaacttggacaagtacatggatgagaggtgtatggagggatatggtccgtgtgcaggtcagtgggactaggcagaaaatggttcggcacagccaaaggcctgtttctgtgctgtagtttttctatggtttctatggtaagcGGGGTAGAGAGCTGGCGGTGCGATCTTAACCTCTGGGATTGCTTCATCGCCTGGTTGCAATGCCAAGTGCGAGCTAATAATGCCTCTGCTTGTCAACTCGACAGGTACAAAGATGGGAGTGACCACATGGGTGAACATCGGGATGATGAGAAGGAACTGCAGCCTCGCAGCCCCATCGCGTCTGTTTCCTTTGGCGCCTGCAGGGACTTCATCTTCCGCCATCGAGATGCGCGAGGGAAGAGACCGATGCGTCACCTGGAACCAGTGAAGTTGCTGCTGGGTCACGGCAGCTTACTGACGATGAACTACCCGACCAACATCTACTGGTATCACAGCCTGCCCGTCCGCAAGAAGGTGCTGGTGCCCAGGGTCAACCTGACCTTCCGCATGGTTCTGCCCTCGCTGAAGGACTAAACACTCTACCAGCAGGCTTCACTGGCATGCCGGGGAGGTCGGTTTGGGTAGTTCTGCAGTCGTTCATTCTTTTGATGTCGCTGAGTTTGCATCTTCTGCCTCCAGTAACACACTTGGGTCACTCGCCACGTGCTGACTGAGCTGGTGGCCGATAGGTATTTAACTGTGACGCTCTCACTCACCCTTTCTCTGCAGATATTTCACAGAGGCATTAAATAAgatgctgtgtatatctcagcTGAGAACCGTCCTCCCTTCTTGCTAGCCCTTGTGTATCATTAACCCCACATTCCCGATACCCAGAAATAGCTTCTACCATCCCAAGAACTGTCAAAGGGGTAGATGTCTTACATGAATTTTA harbors:
- the alkbh2 gene encoding DNA oxidative demethylase ALKBH2; amino-acid sequence: MMDRFVVVNKLKTPRNGRLDRKEKIEDPESVRDGEAESPRKKLRRNESGGGGGCLVPSLAQQQSESNVTVSWKHLRADGLNCDYTKLFTKSEADDIFLELERTLEYFSGDLTKVQVFGKWHNIPRKQVTYGDPGLTYRYSGVTLSPKPWTPVLEKIRERVTQVTGHTFNFVLVNRYKDGSDHMGEHRDDEKELQPRSPIASVSFGACRDFIFRHRDARGKRPMRHLEPVKLLLGHGSLLTMNYPTNIYWYHSLPVRKKVLVPRVNLTFRMVLPSLKD